From a single Paraburkholderia sp. FT54 genomic region:
- a CDS encoding helix-turn-helix domain-containing protein → MTDSLDTSHANAANAKPQRGIQSLDSTGELLAALVAAARPLSLRDLAAAAGMPPAKAFPHLVSLLKIGLLNRDAAGCFEAGPLALELGLIGLQRLSPTREAEPEVIELAASTGMSVAMAVLGPLGPTVVRLEESARPLHVSLRVGTVMSLANTAIGRVFAAYVADDVRADLLVQDHLRLAGAHAADIFAGKAAPAGDGKAAAGTDAASTLPPLTKAYAQRLAQIRADGIDTALSRPVPGINTLAAPVLDHTGSICLVLALMGPSGSFDSELAGGPAQTLRAATLRLSRRFGWM, encoded by the coding sequence GTGACCGATTCTCTCGACACTTCTCACGCCAATGCCGCCAATGCGAAACCGCAGCGCGGCATCCAGTCGCTCGACAGCACGGGCGAATTGCTCGCGGCGCTGGTCGCGGCGGCGCGGCCATTGAGCCTGCGCGATCTCGCGGCCGCTGCAGGCATGCCGCCGGCAAAGGCGTTTCCGCACCTGGTGAGTCTGCTGAAAATCGGCTTGCTCAATCGCGATGCGGCGGGCTGCTTCGAGGCCGGGCCGCTTGCGCTGGAACTGGGTTTGATCGGCTTGCAGCGTTTGTCGCCGACGCGTGAAGCGGAACCCGAAGTGATCGAACTGGCCGCGTCGACGGGCATGAGCGTCGCGATGGCGGTGCTCGGACCGCTTGGGCCGACCGTCGTGCGTCTGGAAGAATCGGCGCGGCCGCTGCATGTGAGCCTGCGGGTCGGCACGGTGATGTCGCTGGCGAATACGGCGATTGGCCGCGTGTTCGCCGCCTATGTCGCGGACGATGTGCGCGCGGATTTGCTGGTGCAGGATCATCTGCGGTTGGCGGGGGCGCATGCGGCGGATATTTTTGCGGGAAAGGCGGCGCCGGCGGGCGACGGTAAGGCCGCGGCCGGCACGGACGCAGCGTCCACGTTGCCGCCGCTGACAAAAGCCTACGCGCAGCGTCTTGCGCAAATTCGCGCGGACGGGATCGATACCGCGCTCAGCCGGCCTGTGCCGGGCATCAATACACTAGCCGCGCCGGTGCTGGATCATACCGGCAGCATCTGCCTCGTCCTGGCGTTGATGGGGCCGAGCGGCAGCTTCGACAGTGAGTTGGCGGGCGGGCCAGCGCAGACGTTGCGCGCCGCGACGTTACGGTTGTCGCGGCGTTTTGGGTGGATGTGA
- a CDS encoding IclR family transcriptional regulator C-terminal domain-containing protein: MSKAAKSATGKGAGDTATADGGKAQRGIQSVEVGGRVLLALAQARAPLALSDLAAAAQIAPGQAHAYLVSLSRLGLIKRDELSGRYEPGPLSLRLGLLHLQNQPAFRAAVPRVAALAEAIGFSVAICIAGPHGPTIVRYEHAGFPLHVNLHVGTVMSLLATSTGRVFCAYLRREVLDGMWANQSGAAGNVMMPPDESAAFEAALDAIRARGLESSVDVPSPGISSLSAPVLDADGRLSLALTVIGPTGAIDVADDGPIARALLAAARDIGAESASAPSLLATSAS; encoded by the coding sequence GTGAGCAAAGCAGCGAAATCGGCCACGGGCAAAGGCGCGGGCGACACCGCGACGGCCGACGGCGGCAAGGCGCAACGCGGCATTCAGAGCGTCGAAGTGGGCGGCCGCGTGTTGCTGGCGCTCGCGCAGGCGCGCGCGCCGCTTGCCTTGTCCGACCTCGCCGCCGCCGCGCAGATTGCTCCTGGGCAGGCGCACGCGTATCTGGTGAGCTTGAGCCGGCTGGGTCTCATCAAGCGCGACGAACTGTCGGGCCGTTACGAGCCCGGTCCGCTGTCGCTGCGGCTCGGTTTGTTGCATCTGCAGAACCAGCCGGCGTTTCGCGCCGCCGTGCCGCGCGTGGCCGCGTTGGCCGAAGCGATCGGCTTCAGTGTCGCGATCTGTATTGCCGGGCCGCACGGGCCGACTATCGTTCGCTATGAGCATGCGGGCTTTCCATTGCACGTCAATTTGCATGTCGGCACGGTAATGTCGCTGCTGGCCACGTCGACAGGGCGCGTGTTTTGCGCTTATTTGCGGCGCGAAGTGCTGGATGGGATGTGGGCGAATCAGTCGGGCGCTGCTGGTAACGTCATGATGCCGCCTGACGAAAGCGCCGCCTTCGAGGCTGCGTTGGACGCGATTCGCGCGCGCGGCCTGGAAAGCAGCGTGGATGTGCCGAGTCCGGGCATCAGCAGTCTGAGCGCGCCCGTGCTGGATGCCGACGGCCGCTTGTCGCTCGCGCTGACGGTGATCGGCCCGACCGGCGCGATCGACGTCGCCGACGATGGTCCGATCGCGCGTGCGCTGCTTGCTGCGGCACGCGACATCGGCGCCGAATCGGCAAGCGCACCTTCCTTACTAGCGACTTCCGCATCGTGA
- a CDS encoding MBL fold metallo-hydrolase, with protein sequence MAKAFASQADLEVKKVTWTKLSENAYAYTAEGDPNSGVIIGDDGVLIVDTTATPAMAQDLIAKIRSVTDKPIKYVVLSHYHAVRVLGASAYFEEGAQEVIASRGTYEMIVERGEADMKSEIERFPRLFAGVETVPGLTWPTLVFEKEMTLFLGKLEVRIAHLGAGHTKGDTVVWLPSQKVLFSGDLVEYDAACYCGDAQLEQWPATLEALRALQADKLVPGRGPALTTPEDVNKGLDYTKDFVTTLLQQGREAVEQKLDLKAAMAHTRKAMDPKFGHVFIYEHCLPFDVSRAFDEASGITHPRIWTAQRDKEMWDALQA encoded by the coding sequence ATGGCAAAGGCATTCGCATCCCAGGCCGACCTGGAAGTCAAGAAGGTCACGTGGACCAAGCTATCCGAGAACGCCTACGCGTACACCGCTGAAGGTGATCCGAACTCGGGCGTGATCATCGGCGACGACGGCGTGCTGATCGTCGACACCACCGCCACGCCGGCCATGGCGCAAGACCTCATCGCGAAGATTCGCAGCGTCACGGATAAGCCGATCAAATACGTCGTGCTGTCGCATTACCATGCTGTGCGCGTGCTCGGCGCATCGGCGTATTTCGAGGAGGGCGCGCAGGAAGTGATCGCGAGCCGCGGCACGTACGAGATGATCGTCGAGCGCGGCGAAGCGGACATGAAGTCGGAGATCGAACGCTTCCCGCGTCTGTTTGCCGGCGTTGAAACGGTGCCGGGGCTGACGTGGCCGACGCTCGTGTTCGAAAAGGAAATGACACTGTTCCTCGGCAAGCTCGAAGTGCGCATCGCGCATCTCGGCGCCGGTCACACGAAGGGCGACACGGTGGTGTGGCTGCCGTCGCAGAAGGTGCTGTTCTCCGGCGACCTGGTCGAGTACGACGCAGCCTGCTATTGCGGCGACGCGCAACTCGAACAATGGCCGGCCACGCTCGAAGCATTGCGCGCGCTGCAGGCCGACAAGCTCGTGCCAGGCCGCGGCCCCGCACTGACCACGCCCGAAGACGTCAACAAGGGGCTGGACTACACGAAGGATTTCGTCACCACGCTGCTGCAGCAAGGCCGTGAAGCCGTCGAACAGAAGCTCGATCTGAAGGCCGCCATGGCGCACACGCGTAAGGCCATGGACCCGAAGTTCGGCCATGTCTTCATTTACGAGCACTGCCTGCCGTTCGACGTGTCGCGTGCCTTCGACGAGGCGAGCGGTATCACGCATCCGCGCATCTGGACCGCGCAACGCGACAAGGAAATGTGGGACGCGCTGCAGGCCTGA
- a CDS encoding FAD-dependent oxidoreductase: MSINYQTLSFEYQPCREQNAQGGVEQAAYPVIVVGAGPVGLATAIDIAQQGVPVVLVDDDCSLSTGSRAICFSKRSLDIFDRLGCGQRMVDKGISWNVGKVFLKDELVYTFNLQPEAGHNRPAFINLQQYYVEGFLLERAREMPNLEIRWKSKVVGVQQSGTPGTHEASVTLTVDTPEGQYSLRGRYVVAADGSRSPIRNLMGLDSKGVTFKDRFLIADVKMEAEFPTERWFWFDPPFHPNQSVLLHRQPDNVWRIDFQLGWDADPVLEKTPERVIPRVRALLGPDAKFELEWVSVYTFSCLRMERFRHGNVLFAGDSAHGVSPFGARGANSGVQDAENLAWKLVMVLEGKASDTLLDTYASEREFAADENIRNSTRSTDFITPKSPMSRVFRDAVLKLSRHHPFARQLTNSGRLSVPAVLRDSPLNTADRDGFEGSMVPGASCVDAPVQVSGEPAWLLQQLGQQFTGVLFCGEQGVDQATRAALDALRTGPIPLKLVVVTCDDAQAGVSANVNVVRDIEGLAHARYDAKPGTFYLIRPDQHVCARWRQFDAVDVAHAVKRALCVEGIA; encoded by the coding sequence ATGAGCATCAACTACCAGACGCTGTCGTTCGAATATCAGCCGTGTCGTGAACAGAACGCGCAGGGCGGCGTGGAGCAGGCGGCCTATCCCGTGATCGTGGTCGGCGCGGGCCCGGTGGGGCTCGCTACCGCGATCGATATCGCGCAGCAGGGCGTGCCGGTCGTGCTGGTCGACGACGATTGTTCGTTGTCCACGGGATCGCGCGCGATCTGCTTCTCGAAGCGCTCGCTCGATATCTTCGACCGCCTGGGGTGCGGTCAGCGAATGGTGGACAAAGGCATTAGCTGGAATGTCGGCAAAGTGTTCCTGAAGGACGAACTGGTGTACACGTTCAATCTGCAACCGGAAGCGGGCCACAACCGGCCCGCGTTCATCAACCTCCAGCAGTACTACGTCGAAGGTTTCCTGCTCGAACGCGCGCGGGAGATGCCGAATCTGGAGATCCGCTGGAAAAGCAAAGTGGTCGGCGTGCAGCAAAGCGGGACACCTGGCACGCACGAGGCCAGCGTGACGCTGACAGTCGACACACCCGAGGGTCAATATTCGTTGCGCGGCCGCTATGTGGTCGCCGCCGACGGCTCGCGCAGTCCGATCCGCAATCTGATGGGACTGGACAGTAAAGGCGTCACGTTCAAGGATCGTTTCCTGATCGCCGACGTCAAGATGGAAGCGGAATTTCCGACCGAACGCTGGTTCTGGTTCGATCCGCCTTTCCATCCGAATCAGTCGGTGCTGCTGCACCGTCAGCCGGATAACGTGTGGCGGATCGATTTCCAGTTGGGCTGGGACGCCGACCCGGTGCTGGAAAAGACGCCGGAGCGCGTGATCCCGCGCGTGCGCGCGTTGCTCGGGCCGGACGCGAAGTTCGAGCTGGAGTGGGTCAGCGTCTATACGTTTTCGTGTTTGCGCATGGAGCGCTTCCGGCACGGCAACGTGCTGTTCGCCGGCGACTCCGCGCATGGCGTGTCGCCGTTCGGCGCGCGCGGTGCGAACAGCGGCGTGCAGGACGCGGAAAACCTCGCATGGAAACTGGTGATGGTGCTGGAAGGCAAAGCCTCCGATACCTTGCTCGACACCTATGCAAGCGAACGCGAATTCGCCGCTGACGAAAACATCCGCAACTCTACGCGCTCCACCGATTTCATTACGCCGAAGAGTCCCATGAGCCGCGTGTTTCGCGATGCGGTGCTGAAGCTCTCGCGTCATCATCCGTTTGCGCGGCAATTGACCAATAGCGGCCGACTCTCGGTGCCGGCGGTGTTGCGTGATTCACCGTTGAATACAGCGGACCGTGACGGCTTTGAAGGCTCGATGGTGCCGGGCGCATCGTGCGTCGACGCACCGGTGCAGGTGTCGGGAGAGCCGGCATGGCTGCTGCAGCAACTTGGCCAGCAATTCACCGGCGTCTTGTTCTGCGGCGAGCAAGGTGTCGATCAGGCCACCCGGGCCGCGTTGGACGCGCTGCGCACGGGCCCGATTCCGTTGAAGCTCGTCGTGGTGACCTGTGACGATGCGCAGGCCGGCGTGTCGGCGAATGTGAACGTGGTCCGCGATATCGAAGGTCTAGCCCACGCACGCTACGACGCAAAGCCGGGCACGTTCTATCTGATTCGTCCGGACCAGCATGTATGCGCGCGCTGGCGGCAATTCGACGCGGTCGATGTTGCGCATGCAGTGAAACGCGCGCTGTGCGTCGAAGGCATAGCTTGA
- a CDS encoding DUF2783 domain-containing protein, whose product MALNTQPNLARPDDFYEALIDMHRDLDDAQSQSANAQLILLLANHIGDHATLLEAMRHAREGVVDVSMRNGEAHSLAA is encoded by the coding sequence ATGGCACTGAACACGCAACCGAATCTCGCTCGCCCCGACGATTTCTACGAGGCGTTGATCGATATGCATCGCGATCTCGACGATGCGCAGAGCCAGTCGGCCAATGCGCAACTGATCCTGCTGCTCGCCAACCATATCGGCGATCACGCCACGCTGCTCGAAGCGATGCGGCATGCTCGTGAGGGCGTGGTCGACGTTTCGATGCGAAATGGTGAAGCGCATTCGCTGGCGGCTTGA
- a CDS encoding 4'-phosphopantetheinyl transferase superfamily protein, translating into MYSIDPVPLSHDGPSDIALWRIDIDFTASLDAPAFASLSDDECTRARTFRRREDALRFASIRVALREQLALRLDIAAHAVRFALDVNLRPHLADSNRFDFNVSHAGAHGLIAISPVRRVGVDIEQHSDRFAWHSIAALTLDPEEAAWIGRLDAGQQSAAFYDAWVAKEALVKTTGVGITRGLRHLTVLPRESKRVALRHQIPDDMRDVAAHWLAAPDGYAACVAWSATAFP; encoded by the coding sequence ATGTATTCGATCGACCCTGTTCCCCTATCGCACGATGGCCCGTCAGACATTGCGTTATGGCGGATCGACATCGACTTCACCGCGTCGCTGGACGCCCCAGCCTTCGCATCCCTTAGCGACGACGAATGCACGCGAGCCCGCACCTTTCGTCGCCGTGAAGACGCGCTGCGCTTTGCGAGCATACGTGTCGCGCTGCGTGAACAACTCGCGCTGCGGCTCGATATCGCGGCACATGCCGTGCGTTTTGCGCTCGACGTCAACCTTCGTCCTCATCTCGCGGATTCGAATCGCTTCGACTTCAATGTATCGCATGCGGGCGCGCACGGGCTGATCGCGATCTCGCCGGTTCGGCGCGTCGGCGTCGACATCGAGCAGCACAGCGACAGATTCGCTTGGCATTCGATTGCTGCTTTGACGCTCGATCCGGAAGAGGCTGCATGGATCGGACGCCTCGATGCGGGACAGCAGAGCGCCGCGTTTTACGATGCGTGGGTCGCCAAGGAAGCGCTCGTCAAGACAACGGGCGTGGGCATCACGCGCGGATTGCGGCATTTGACGGTGCTGCCGCGCGAGAGCAAGCGCGTGGCGCTGCGCCATCAGATTCCCGACGATATGCGCGATGTCGCCGCGCACTGGCTTGCTGCACCGGACGGCTACGCCGCGTGCGTGGCGTGGTCAGCGACGGCGTTCCCGTAA
- a CDS encoding YbfB/YjiJ family MFS transporter, whose amino-acid sequence MPTKILDAASTSKTTEAAQRLPTLMLAATLSLGSAIALGLARFAYALLLPSMKLDLGWSFAQAGAMNTANALGYLLGALAFPRLARRWSAGALFGGGCVATALLMAGSGLLADTHSLLVLRVITGVSSAAIFISGGVLAARLASARPHDAGLVLGLYYGGTGWGIVASSVLVPLTIFNVAHGWQFAWFALALACAVFAVVAIGAARKIESVHATVSSATHSHAAADAPRWPRFSPALAGYGLFGVGYIGYMTFIVALLRNAGMSAAVVTSFYLLLGVATVISARVWSRLLDRMRGGQALAVLNALLAVATLLPALFTQPWVAFVSGVLFGATFLSAVASTTAFVRHNLPASHWAKGISAFTIVFAFGQIVGPMVIGWVSDGAGLARGLVYSALLLAAGAVLAACQKPLRGM is encoded by the coding sequence ATGCCGACAAAAATACTCGACGCCGCATCGACTTCCAAGACCACCGAAGCGGCGCAACGCCTCCCCACGCTGATGCTCGCCGCGACGCTGTCGCTGGGCAGCGCGATCGCGCTCGGGCTCGCCCGCTTCGCGTACGCGCTGCTGTTGCCATCGATGAAACTCGACCTCGGCTGGAGCTTCGCTCAAGCCGGCGCAATGAATACGGCCAATGCGCTGGGTTATCTGCTCGGCGCGCTCGCTTTTCCGCGCCTCGCGCGCCGCTGGTCGGCCGGCGCGTTGTTCGGCGGCGGTTGCGTGGCCACCGCGCTGCTGATGGCCGGCAGCGGCCTGCTTGCCGACACGCACTCGCTGCTTGTGTTGCGCGTGATCACCGGCGTGAGCAGCGCGGCGATTTTCATCAGCGGCGGCGTGTTGGCGGCGCGGCTTGCATCCGCGAGGCCGCACGACGCAGGGCTCGTCCTCGGCCTGTATTACGGCGGGACGGGATGGGGCATCGTGGCGTCGTCGGTGCTGGTGCCGCTGACCATTTTCAACGTCGCGCACGGCTGGCAATTCGCGTGGTTTGCACTCGCGCTTGCGTGTGCGGTATTCGCCGTTGTGGCCATCGGCGCTGCCCGAAAAATCGAGAGCGTACACGCGACGGTGTCGTCGGCGACGCACTCGCATGCTGCCGCCGACGCCCCACGTTGGCCGCGATTCAGTCCGGCGCTGGCGGGTTACGGCTTGTTCGGCGTCGGCTATATCGGCTACATGACGTTCATCGTGGCCCTGCTGCGCAATGCGGGCATGAGCGCGGCTGTCGTCACGAGCTTTTACCTGCTGCTCGGCGTGGCGACCGTGATCTCGGCGCGCGTGTGGTCGAGACTGCTCGACCGCATGCGCGGCGGCCAGGCGCTTGCGGTGCTCAACGCTTTGCTCGCGGTCGCGACGCTGCTGCCCGCGTTGTTCACGCAGCCGTGGGTGGCGTTCGTGTCAGGCGTGCTGTTCGGCGCGACGTTTCTCTCCGCCGTGGCGTCGACCACGGCTTTCGTGCGCCACAATCTGCCCGCGAGTCATTGGGCCAAAGGCATCAGCGCGTTCACGATCGTGTTCGCGTTCGGGCAGATCGTCGGACCGATGGTAATCGGCTGGGTCTCGGACGGCGCGGGACTCGCGCGCGGGCTCGTGTATTCCGCGCTGCTGCTCGCGGCGGGCGCGGTGCTGGCGGCGTGTCAGAAGCCGTTGCGCGGGATGTGA